One region of Zingiber officinale cultivar Zhangliang chromosome 7B, Zo_v1.1, whole genome shotgun sequence genomic DNA includes:
- the LOC122006355 gene encoding abnormal spindle-like microcephaly-associated protein homolog isoform X2: protein MDRRRRPDRDPTSPPPPLASTPSHFLRDCSNYKTPKSLHLNPNPRPPCTPLPAFYTASKTTPYSFASVSSRRRGTPGAATARRRVKTLELEQSRSSRKNQDRRERALKSFSGSISAWLNFLFRSPSYCGCQVPLWSRDRQGGVVSNGKRESFDGDDVRGFGAGGRWRSPKRQRDCSWRGTSGDDVERKASVMVSSLKSSLKEVCSLEDLMERMELYMSQKSCKEVLIMMSQVCKSIDEGRLKMKASCPLVTDLRLKENAIRTLMSYNPTWLRVGLHIIFGGDSFLSNEEGKSDQEFLFLKMVIETQFFSQVELARSFAYNKLVEGLYKPGYHEALGSVILKRFLLLVVSLDKAKSECTLPTKYGIDSIDGGSPLLFILHSHLKSSQQVINEFLSEIMHGEGNLLAHLLTLGYKVNHQQNPISEYEFNVKDLSEEIQDGVLLSRAIQLLRNDASILSKLMVPPNTSKKKLQNCINVVKYLKQAGVSMCDADGTQILAEDIANGDKELTLCVLWNLFVSLQVPLLIDKASLVSEVIKLKKHHKDDSYYSSMAIMGLLFEWIQVVCEGYDIEVGGLSSLVDGKALCCLIHHYSDAEDNGLLSSKENQDVHIKFCRRFEIGRTAGQNLVLVQRITKIMGNFPEVLQLSDLLDDETYFDKRSIIILLVFLASLFTSRKDLDTGKMYNLMKWNWNIDSTLCVTPLGTLFDNGLSTKSKLRRINIAKVSSPLKNRCLDTYDNGEWAAKVIQAHFRRIIERKKFLELKKATCILQSYIRAWQTVVLVRKNSVVQTGCSESLLFPGQYNRHKKLMVERHKFVHIKKSVQLIQCAVRAWIMQRHQRTKAPSGIATVSLNRQALSARLDILQLQTMSAIKIQNAWRGFKRQVLSARLDILQERTMAANKIQNAWRGFKRQTLSAELGILQQQTMAAIKIQSAWREFKRQALSVELDILHQQTMAATKIQNAWRGFILWRHLLVKRCSTIKIQSHWRAWRIRMNFYRKRKSVIKIQASIRCMLCMKQLNCCRLATTVIQQFVRGHLARNKLLGASSLRYRRSFGLPNVPISGTIKHHELKIVKYAVLTIQRWWKQILLERRQLRAVIFIQSFIRRWHAKKASNELCHSIFIIQSYWKGYLARKRLKQQIFDLRCELNIGNAHVKGCVQPINRLVAALPELFACRTISNLRHICAMLSNATQHSQGNCEALVAAGAIDILLKQIGALNRGFPDQEVLKHVLSILRNIVKHPRLLRAFVDTSRSAEIIFQEVLRNKNEGYFIACDLLKCLCSTPQGCETIRNLPGHIRRLKVLAHDLERKSELQKRNAAQAGRKDEAVRRHGDAVNLLQLILDNHDP, encoded by the exons ATGGATCGTCGGCGGCGGCCGGATCGCGATCCTACCTCCCCTCCTCCTCCGCTGGCTTCAACCCCCTCCCATTTCCTCCGCGATTGCTCCAACTACAAGACTCCGAAGTCCCTCCACCTGAACCCTAACCCTCGTCCCCCATGCACCCCTCTACCTGCCTTCTACACCGCCTCCAAAACTACCCCTTATTCCTTCGCATCCGTCTCCAGCCGACGCCGTGGGACGCCCGGCGCCGCCACCGCCCGTCGCCGCGTTAAGACCCTCGAGCTCGAGCAGTCCCGTTCTTCGCGTAAGAACCAGGATCGGCGCGAGAGGGCTCTCAAGTCGTTCTCGGGTTCGATCTCGGCTTGGCTCAATTTTCTTTTCAGAAGTCCAAGTTACTGCGGCTGCCAAGTTCCGTTGTGGTCCCGGGACAGGCAGGGTGGTGTGGTTTCTAATGGGAAGCGCGAGAGTTTCGATGGAGATGATGTTCGAGGGTTTGGGGCAGGTGGCAGGTGGAGGAGTCCGAAGCGCCAGAGGGATTGCTCCTGGCGAGGGACGTCCGGTGATGATGTTGAGCGGAAGGCATCAGTTATGGTATCATCGCTAAAATCATCGTTGAAGGAAGTGTGTAGCCTGGAAGATTTGATGGAGAGAATGGAGCTCTATATGAGCCAGAAAAGTTGCAAGGAGGTCCTCATTATGATGAGTCAAGTTTGCAAG AGCATAGATGAAGGAAGGCTGAAAATGAAAGCAAGCTGCCCACTTGTAACTGATCTCAGGTTGAAGGAAAATGCAATTAGAACCTTAATGAGCTATAATCCAACGTGGCTCCGTGTTGGATTGCATATAATATTTGGTGGCGACtcttttctttctaatgaagAAGGAAAATCAGATCAAGAGTTTCTGTTCCTCAAGATGGTAATAGAAACACAATTCTTTTCTCAGGTGGAACTTGCAAGATCTTTTGCATATAATAAGCTGGTTGAGGGCCTGTATAAGCCAGGTTATCATGAAGCTTTGGGAAGTGTGATCTTGAAGAGATTTTTGTTGCTCGTTGTTTCACTTGACAAAGCTAAGTCTGAGTGCACTCTTCCTACTAAATATGGGATTGATAGTATTGATGGTGGTTCTCCTCTGTTGTTTATTCTTCACTCCCATTTAAAATCAAGTCAGCAAGTTATCAATG AGTTTCTATCAGAAATAATGCATGGGGAAGGTAATCTTCTGGCACATCTTCTCACTCTAGGTTACAAAGTGAATCACCAGCAG AATCCAATTTCAGAATATGAGTTTAATGTGAAAGATTTATCTGAAGAAATTCAGGATGGTGTACTGCTTTCTAGGGCTATTCAGCTCTTGCGAAATGATGCATCTATACTATCA AAATTAATGGTTCCTCCAAACACAAGTAAAAAGAAGTTGCAGAATTGTATTAATGTGGTGAAGTATCTAAAGCAGGCCGGTGTATCCATGTGCGATGCTGATGGAACCCAAATTCTTGCTGAAGACATTGCAAATGGTGATAAAGAGTTAACACTCTGTGTACTTTGGAATTTGTTTGTGAGCTTGCAG GTCCCTCTGTTAATTGACAAAGCTTCTTTGGTCAGCGAGGTTATTAAATTGAAGAAACATCATAAG GATGATTCATACTACAGTTCGATGGCAATCATGGGTTTGCTTTTCGAGTGGATCCAG GTTGTTTGTGAAGGATATGACATAGAAGTTGGTGGTTTATCTTCTCTTGTTGATGGGAAAGCTCTTTGTTGTTTGATCCACCATTACTCAGATGCTGAAGATAATGGACTTTTATCATCTAAG GAAAATCAAGATGTGCATATCAAATTTTGTAGGCGCTTTGAGATTGGTCGAACTGCAGGTCAAaacttagttttggttcaacGCATCACCAAAATAATGGGGAACTTTCCTGAG GTGTTACAGCTAAGTGACTTATTGGATGATGAAACATACTTTGATAAAAGAAGCATAATCATTCTTCTAGTGTTTCTTGCATCTCTATTTACTTCCAGGAAAGATTTG GATACAGGAAAAATGTACAACCTCATGAAGTGGAATTGGAACATAGACAGTACACTTTGTGTAACTCCATTGGGTACACTTTTTGATAATGGTCTATCTACCAAATCAAAGCTTCGGAGAATCAACATTGCCAAAGTTTCATCTCCCTTGAAAAACAGATGCCTAGACACATATGATAATGGAG AATGGGCTGCAAAAGTCATACAGGCTCATTTTAGAAGAATTATTGAGAGGAAGAAGTTTCTAGAGTTGAAAAAAGCAACATGTATTCTGCAATCTTATATTCGTGCTTGGCAAACTGTGGTACTTGTCAGAAAAAATTCTGTTGTTCAAACTGGTTGCTCTGAGTCACTTTTGTTTCCTG GACAGTACAATAGGCATAAGAAGCTCATGGTCGAAAGACACAAGTTTGTCCACATAAAGAAATCAGTGCAACTAATACAATGTGCTGTAAGAGCTTGGATCATGCAGAGACATCAGAGAACCAAAGCTCCTTCAGGAATTGCAACAGTTTCCCTAAAT AGACAGGCTCTATCTGCAAGATTGGACATTCTTCAGCTGCAAACGATGTCTGCCATCAAGATACAAAATGCATGGAGAGGATTTAAGAGACAGGTCCTATCTGCAAGATTGGACATTCTTCAGGAGCGGACGATGGCTGCTAACAAGATACAAAATGCATGGAGAGGATTTAAGAGGCAGACCCTATCTGCAGAATTGGGCATTCTTCAGCAGCAAACGATGGCTGCTATCAAGATACAAAGTGCATGGAGAGAATTTAAGAGACAGGCCCTATCTGTCGAATTGGACATTCTTCATCAGCAAACGATGGCTGCTACTAAGATACAGAATGCTTGGAGAGGATTTATTTTGTGGAGACATCTTTTGGTTAAAAGATGTTCTACAATTAAAATTCAGAGCCATTGGCGTGCCTGGCGCATAAGGATGAATTTCTACAGAAAGCGTAAATCTGTCATCAAAATACAAGCTTCTATCCGTTGTATGCTATGCATGAAGCAATTGAACTGCTGTAGGCTTGCAACTACTGTAATTCAACAATTTGTCAGGGGACACCTTGCTCGAAATAAGCTTTTAG GTGCTTCCTCTCTTCGATACAGGAGATCTTTTGGGCTACCCAATGTGCCTATCTCTGGTACAATAAAACATCACGAACTGAAAATAGTTAAGTATGCAGTTTTAACGATACAAAGATGGTGGAAGCAAATTTTGCTTGAGAGAAGACAACTGAGGGCGGTTATATTTATTCAATCCTTCATTCGTCGTTGGCATGCCAAGAAAGCTTCTAATGAATTGTGTCATAGCATTTTCATCATTCAG TCATATTGGAAGGGCTATTTAGCAAGGAAACGTTTAAAGCAGCAAATATTTGACCTACGGTGCGAGTTAAATATTGGCAATGCACACGTCAAAGGCTGTGTGCAACCAATTAacagacttgtagcagcacttccggaacTGTTTGCTTGTAGAACTATTAGTAATCTGCGTCATATCTGTGCAATGCTGA GTAATGCCACACAGCATTCTCAGGGAAACTGTGAAGCATTGGTCGCTGCTGGTGCAATTGACATTTTGCTCAAGCAAATTGGTGCACTGAATCGTGGGTTTCCAGATCAAGAAGTTTTAAAGCACGTATTATCAATTTTGAGGAACATTGTTAAACATCCACGACTCTTGCGAGCTTTTGTAGATACATCTCGGTCGGCAGAGATAATATTCCAAGAAGTCCTAAG GAACAAAAATGAAGGATATTTTATTGCCTGCGACCTTCTTAAGTGCCTATGCTCAACTCCTCAAGGTTGTGAAACAATCCGTAATTTGCCAGGTCATATACGAAGACTCAAGGTTCTTGCACATGATCTTGAAAGGAAGTCAGAGCTGCAAAAGAG GAATGCTGCTCAAGCCGGCAGAAAGGATGAGGCTGTCCGCAGGCACGGAGATGCTGTAAACCTTCTCCAATTAATATTGGATAATCATGATCCATAA
- the LOC122006354 gene encoding purple acid phosphatase 18-like, protein MKETKVDWRMEFIGATILLVFLCPSAIGGRSGEDYVRPLPRETLSLPWRPVRSSDPQQVHISLAGINHMRITWITDNKSSPSIVKYGTSPGEYTSSSQGESTSYKYLFYNSGKIHHVVIGPLESNTTYFYQCGEQGPEFQLKTPPAEFPITFAVVGDLGQTGWTKSTLDHISQCKYDLHLLPGDLSYADYQQHLWDSFGALVQPLASTRPWMVTEGNHEKESILFFESRFQAYNARWKMPYQESGSTSNLYYSFEVAGAHIIMLGSYTDYDENSEQYAWLKADLAKVDREKTPWLLVLLHAPWYNSNWAHQGEGEAMMASMESLLYAAGVDIFIAGHVHAYERMERVFNGRVDPCGPVHITIGDGGNREGLAQRFFKPKPEWSVFREASFGHGKLKIVNSTHAFWSWHRNDNDESVNSDEFWITSLSTSGCIVRKGWKILMSP, encoded by the exons ATGAAGGAGACCAAAGTGGACTGGCGGATGGAGTTTATTGGGGCGACGATTCTTCTCGTGTTCTTGTGTCCGTCGGCGATCGGAGGCCGGAGCGGTGAGGACTATGTCCGGCCGCTACCTCGCGAAACCCTAAGCCTTCCGTGGAGGCCTGTGCGCTCCTCCGATCCGCAACAG GTTCATATCTCTTTGGCAGGGATAAATCACATGCGAATAACATGGATCACCGATAACAAATCTTCTCCATCTATAGTCAAGTATGGAACTTCACCGGGAGAGTACACTTCCTCATCTCAAGGGGAGAGTACATCGtacaaatatttattttataactcAGGGAAGATACATCATGTTGTTATTGGACCCCTTGAGAGTAACACGACTTACTTCTACCAATGTGGGGAACAAGGTCCAGAGTTCCAGCTTAAAACCCCACCTGCAGAGTTTCCCATAACGTTTGCAGTTGTTGGTGACCTTGGTCAAACAGGCTGGACAAAATCAACTCTAGATCACATAAGTCAATGCAAATATGATCTACATCTTCTCCCTGGGGATCTCTCCTATGCCGACTACCAGCAGCATTTGTGGGATTCTTTTGGAGCACTGGTGCAGCCACTTGCTAGTACTAGACCATGGAtggtgaccgaaggaaaccatgAGAAGGAGAGTATATTGTTTTTTGAATCGAGATTTCAAGCATATAACGCAAGGTGGAAGATGCCTTATCAAGAGAGTGGTTCGACATCCAATCTGTATTACTCATTTGAGGTGGCAGGGGCTCACATTATTATGCTTGGTTCTTACACAGATTATGATGAGAATTCAGAACAATATGCTTGGTTAAAG GCTGATCTTGCCAAGGTAGACAGGGAAAAGACACCGTGGCTACTAGTTCTATTACATGCACCGTGGTATAACAGCAACTGGGCGCATCAAGGCGAAGGAGAAGCCATGATGGCTTCCATGGAGTCATTGCTTTATGCTGCTGGGGTAGACATATTTATCGCAGGCCATGTGCATGCTTACGAGAGAATG GAGCGGGTCTTTAATGGAAGAGTAGATCCTTGTGGCCCTGTGCACATAACCATCGGAGATGGGGGTAACAGGGAAGGTTTAGCTCAAAG ATTTTTTAAGCCAAAGCCAGAGTGGTCAGTTTTCAGGGAAGCAAGCTTTGGTCACGGGAAACTGAAGATTGTGAACTCAACTCACGCATTTTGGAGTTGGCACCGAAATGACAATGATGAATCAGTTAACTCAGATGAGTTTTGGATCACTTCATTATCCACTTCAGGATGCATTGTCAGGAAGGGCTGGAAAATTCTGATGTCACCTTAA
- the LOC122006355 gene encoding abnormal spindle-like microcephaly-associated protein homolog isoform X1, which produces MDRRRRPDRDPTSPPPPLASTPSHFLRDCSNYKTPKSLHLNPNPRPPCTPLPAFYTASKTTPYSFASVSSRRRGTPGAATARRRVKTLELEQSRSSRKNQDRRERALKSFSGSISAWLNFLFRSPSYCGCQVPLWSRDRQGGVVSNGKRESFDGDDVRGFGAGGRWRSPKRQRDCSWRGTSGDDVERKASVMVSSLKSSLKEVCSLEDLMERMELYMSQKSCKEVLIMMSQVCKSIDEGRLKMKASCPLVTDLRLKENAIRTLMSYNPTWLRVGLHIIFGGDSFLSNEEGKSDQEFLFLKMVIETQFFSQVELARSFAYNKLVEGLYKPGYHEALGSVILKRFLLLVVSLDKAKSECTLPTKYGIDSIDGGSPLLFILHSHLKSSQQVINEFLSEIMHGEGNLLAHLLTLGYKVNHQQNPISEYEFNVKDLSEEIQDGVLLSRAIQLLRNDASILSKLMVPPNTSKKKLQNCINVVKYLKQAGVSMCDADGTQILAEDIANGDKELTLCVLWNLFVSLQVPLLIDKASLVSEVIKLKKHHKDDSYYSSMAIMGLLFEWIQVVCEGYDIEVGGLSSLVDGKALCCLIHHYSDAEDNGLLSSKENQDVHIKFCRRFEIGRTAGQNLVLVQRITKIMGNFPEVLQLSDLLDDETYFDKRSIIILLVFLASLFTSRKDLDTGKMYNLMKWNWNIDSTLCVTPLGTLFDNGLSTKSKLRRINIAKVSSPLKNRCLDTYDNGEWAAKVIQAHFRRIIERKKFLELKKATCILQSYIRAWQTVVLVRKNSVVQTGCSESLLFPGQYNRHKKLMVERHKFVHIKKSVQLIQCAVRAWIMQRHQRTKAPSGIATVSLNRQALSARLDILQLQTMSAIKIQNAWRGFKRQVLSARLDILQERTMAANKIQNAWRGFKRQTLSAELGILQQQTMAAIKIQSAWREFKRQALSVELDILHQQTMAATKIQNAWRGFILWRHLLVKRCSTIKIQSHWRAWRIRMNFYRKRKSVIKIQASIRCMLCMKQLNCCRLATTVIQQFVRGHLARNKLLGASSLRYRRSFGLPNVPISGTIKHHELKIVKYAVLTIQRWWKQILLERRQLRAVIFIQSFIRRWHAKKASNELCHSIFIIQRWWRDILFHESRRRSTIIIQAHVRGWIIRKTTSRTKYYIVLVQSYWKGYLARKRLKQQIFDLRCELNIGNAHVKGCVQPINRLVAALPELFACRTISNLRHICAMLSNATQHSQGNCEALVAAGAIDILLKQIGALNRGFPDQEVLKHVLSILRNIVKHPRLLRAFVDTSRSAEIIFQEVLRNKNEGYFIACDLLKCLCSTPQGCETIRNLPGHIRRLKVLAHDLERKSELQKRNAAQAGRKDEAVRRHGDAVNLLQLILDNHDP; this is translated from the exons ATGGATCGTCGGCGGCGGCCGGATCGCGATCCTACCTCCCCTCCTCCTCCGCTGGCTTCAACCCCCTCCCATTTCCTCCGCGATTGCTCCAACTACAAGACTCCGAAGTCCCTCCACCTGAACCCTAACCCTCGTCCCCCATGCACCCCTCTACCTGCCTTCTACACCGCCTCCAAAACTACCCCTTATTCCTTCGCATCCGTCTCCAGCCGACGCCGTGGGACGCCCGGCGCCGCCACCGCCCGTCGCCGCGTTAAGACCCTCGAGCTCGAGCAGTCCCGTTCTTCGCGTAAGAACCAGGATCGGCGCGAGAGGGCTCTCAAGTCGTTCTCGGGTTCGATCTCGGCTTGGCTCAATTTTCTTTTCAGAAGTCCAAGTTACTGCGGCTGCCAAGTTCCGTTGTGGTCCCGGGACAGGCAGGGTGGTGTGGTTTCTAATGGGAAGCGCGAGAGTTTCGATGGAGATGATGTTCGAGGGTTTGGGGCAGGTGGCAGGTGGAGGAGTCCGAAGCGCCAGAGGGATTGCTCCTGGCGAGGGACGTCCGGTGATGATGTTGAGCGGAAGGCATCAGTTATGGTATCATCGCTAAAATCATCGTTGAAGGAAGTGTGTAGCCTGGAAGATTTGATGGAGAGAATGGAGCTCTATATGAGCCAGAAAAGTTGCAAGGAGGTCCTCATTATGATGAGTCAAGTTTGCAAG AGCATAGATGAAGGAAGGCTGAAAATGAAAGCAAGCTGCCCACTTGTAACTGATCTCAGGTTGAAGGAAAATGCAATTAGAACCTTAATGAGCTATAATCCAACGTGGCTCCGTGTTGGATTGCATATAATATTTGGTGGCGACtcttttctttctaatgaagAAGGAAAATCAGATCAAGAGTTTCTGTTCCTCAAGATGGTAATAGAAACACAATTCTTTTCTCAGGTGGAACTTGCAAGATCTTTTGCATATAATAAGCTGGTTGAGGGCCTGTATAAGCCAGGTTATCATGAAGCTTTGGGAAGTGTGATCTTGAAGAGATTTTTGTTGCTCGTTGTTTCACTTGACAAAGCTAAGTCTGAGTGCACTCTTCCTACTAAATATGGGATTGATAGTATTGATGGTGGTTCTCCTCTGTTGTTTATTCTTCACTCCCATTTAAAATCAAGTCAGCAAGTTATCAATG AGTTTCTATCAGAAATAATGCATGGGGAAGGTAATCTTCTGGCACATCTTCTCACTCTAGGTTACAAAGTGAATCACCAGCAG AATCCAATTTCAGAATATGAGTTTAATGTGAAAGATTTATCTGAAGAAATTCAGGATGGTGTACTGCTTTCTAGGGCTATTCAGCTCTTGCGAAATGATGCATCTATACTATCA AAATTAATGGTTCCTCCAAACACAAGTAAAAAGAAGTTGCAGAATTGTATTAATGTGGTGAAGTATCTAAAGCAGGCCGGTGTATCCATGTGCGATGCTGATGGAACCCAAATTCTTGCTGAAGACATTGCAAATGGTGATAAAGAGTTAACACTCTGTGTACTTTGGAATTTGTTTGTGAGCTTGCAG GTCCCTCTGTTAATTGACAAAGCTTCTTTGGTCAGCGAGGTTATTAAATTGAAGAAACATCATAAG GATGATTCATACTACAGTTCGATGGCAATCATGGGTTTGCTTTTCGAGTGGATCCAG GTTGTTTGTGAAGGATATGACATAGAAGTTGGTGGTTTATCTTCTCTTGTTGATGGGAAAGCTCTTTGTTGTTTGATCCACCATTACTCAGATGCTGAAGATAATGGACTTTTATCATCTAAG GAAAATCAAGATGTGCATATCAAATTTTGTAGGCGCTTTGAGATTGGTCGAACTGCAGGTCAAaacttagttttggttcaacGCATCACCAAAATAATGGGGAACTTTCCTGAG GTGTTACAGCTAAGTGACTTATTGGATGATGAAACATACTTTGATAAAAGAAGCATAATCATTCTTCTAGTGTTTCTTGCATCTCTATTTACTTCCAGGAAAGATTTG GATACAGGAAAAATGTACAACCTCATGAAGTGGAATTGGAACATAGACAGTACACTTTGTGTAACTCCATTGGGTACACTTTTTGATAATGGTCTATCTACCAAATCAAAGCTTCGGAGAATCAACATTGCCAAAGTTTCATCTCCCTTGAAAAACAGATGCCTAGACACATATGATAATGGAG AATGGGCTGCAAAAGTCATACAGGCTCATTTTAGAAGAATTATTGAGAGGAAGAAGTTTCTAGAGTTGAAAAAAGCAACATGTATTCTGCAATCTTATATTCGTGCTTGGCAAACTGTGGTACTTGTCAGAAAAAATTCTGTTGTTCAAACTGGTTGCTCTGAGTCACTTTTGTTTCCTG GACAGTACAATAGGCATAAGAAGCTCATGGTCGAAAGACACAAGTTTGTCCACATAAAGAAATCAGTGCAACTAATACAATGTGCTGTAAGAGCTTGGATCATGCAGAGACATCAGAGAACCAAAGCTCCTTCAGGAATTGCAACAGTTTCCCTAAAT AGACAGGCTCTATCTGCAAGATTGGACATTCTTCAGCTGCAAACGATGTCTGCCATCAAGATACAAAATGCATGGAGAGGATTTAAGAGACAGGTCCTATCTGCAAGATTGGACATTCTTCAGGAGCGGACGATGGCTGCTAACAAGATACAAAATGCATGGAGAGGATTTAAGAGGCAGACCCTATCTGCAGAATTGGGCATTCTTCAGCAGCAAACGATGGCTGCTATCAAGATACAAAGTGCATGGAGAGAATTTAAGAGACAGGCCCTATCTGTCGAATTGGACATTCTTCATCAGCAAACGATGGCTGCTACTAAGATACAGAATGCTTGGAGAGGATTTATTTTGTGGAGACATCTTTTGGTTAAAAGATGTTCTACAATTAAAATTCAGAGCCATTGGCGTGCCTGGCGCATAAGGATGAATTTCTACAGAAAGCGTAAATCTGTCATCAAAATACAAGCTTCTATCCGTTGTATGCTATGCATGAAGCAATTGAACTGCTGTAGGCTTGCAACTACTGTAATTCAACAATTTGTCAGGGGACACCTTGCTCGAAATAAGCTTTTAG GTGCTTCCTCTCTTCGATACAGGAGATCTTTTGGGCTACCCAATGTGCCTATCTCTGGTACAATAAAACATCACGAACTGAAAATAGTTAAGTATGCAGTTTTAACGATACAAAGATGGTGGAAGCAAATTTTGCTTGAGAGAAGACAACTGAGGGCGGTTATATTTATTCAATCCTTCATTCGTCGTTGGCATGCCAAGAAAGCTTCTAATGAATTGTGTCATAGCATTTTCATCATTCAG AGGTGgtggagagatattttatttcatGAATCAAGGAGAAGATCAACAATCATTATTCAGGCTCATGTTCGTGGTTGGATTATCCGAAAGACCACTAGTCGAACCAAATACTACATTGTCCTTGTACAA TCATATTGGAAGGGCTATTTAGCAAGGAAACGTTTAAAGCAGCAAATATTTGACCTACGGTGCGAGTTAAATATTGGCAATGCACACGTCAAAGGCTGTGTGCAACCAATTAacagacttgtagcagcacttccggaacTGTTTGCTTGTAGAACTATTAGTAATCTGCGTCATATCTGTGCAATGCTGA GTAATGCCACACAGCATTCTCAGGGAAACTGTGAAGCATTGGTCGCTGCTGGTGCAATTGACATTTTGCTCAAGCAAATTGGTGCACTGAATCGTGGGTTTCCAGATCAAGAAGTTTTAAAGCACGTATTATCAATTTTGAGGAACATTGTTAAACATCCACGACTCTTGCGAGCTTTTGTAGATACATCTCGGTCGGCAGAGATAATATTCCAAGAAGTCCTAAG GAACAAAAATGAAGGATATTTTATTGCCTGCGACCTTCTTAAGTGCCTATGCTCAACTCCTCAAGGTTGTGAAACAATCCGTAATTTGCCAGGTCATATACGAAGACTCAAGGTTCTTGCACATGATCTTGAAAGGAAGTCAGAGCTGCAAAAGAG GAATGCTGCTCAAGCCGGCAGAAAGGATGAGGCTGTCCGCAGGCACGGAGATGCTGTAAACCTTCTCCAATTAATATTGGATAATCATGATCCATAA